The Astyanax mexicanus isolate ESR-SI-001 chromosome 7, AstMex3_surface, whole genome shotgun sequence genome has a window encoding:
- the LOC125802971 gene encoding uncharacterized protein LOC125802971 yields the protein MTSTLTFEFQPDIEGILSVKSELKEKDCEDKVLLSNLDYAESIFRNSLLSSSMRLVVVGEWQCVRIGTADDLIYTVVLEGGHVHLDSYIYCSDYVGESDIQSIHFSMHCCQNEAKSCFQQAKEAAKASKVQALKIVCNRFSVLYTSTNSPEKIVTIKTKCEFTFSFITVEGLLKRKCWMEKEMANRKVLLAGIEHLIKMFLTLPNPPKYNCKFIIQGDGEMIEISTSNKSQEYIILMDSESQKVSMYPSSWYKS from the exons ATGACATCCACACT GACATTTGAGTTTCAGCCAGACATCGAGGGCATTCTGTCCGTGAAGAGTGAACTGAAAGAAAAGGATTGTGAGGACAAGGTTCTCCTCTCCAACCTGGATTATGCTGAGAGCATCTTCAGGAACAGTCTGCTCAGCAGTTCCATGAGACTGGTGGTTGTAGGAGAATGGCAGTGCGTCCGAATTGGCACTGCTGATGACCTCATCTACACCGTAGTATTAGAAGGTGGCCATGTTCACCTGGACAGCTACATCTACTGCAGTGACTATGTCGGCGAGTCAGACATCCAGAGCATCCACTTTAGCATGCACTGCTGCCAAAACGAAGCCAAATCCTGTTTCCAACAAGCTAAAGAGGCAGCCAAGGCAAGTAAAGTACAAGCGCTGAAGATTGTGTGCAACAGGTTTTCGGTCTTGTACACTTCCACAAATTCACCAGAGAAGATTGTGACAATCAAAACCAAATGCGAGTTTACGTTTTCTTTCATAACAGTCGAAGGACTACTTAAAAgaaagtgctggatggagaaaGAGATGGCCAACCGTAAAGTTCTGCTCGCAGGTATTGAACATCTTATTAAGATGTTTCTCACTTTGCCGAATCCTCCAAAGTATAATTGCAAGTTCATTATACAGGGAGATGGAGAAATGATTGAAATTTCAACCAGCAACAAATCTCAGGAATACATTATACTAATGGACAGTGAGAGCCAAAAGGTCTCAATGTATCCATCATCATGGTACAAAAGCTGA